One Punica granatum isolate Tunisia-2019 chromosome 3, ASM765513v2, whole genome shotgun sequence genomic window carries:
- the LOC116201947 gene encoding 3-ketoacyl-CoA synthase 12-like, protein MEFVVFLILYALPVLWLLLTLKKRIEERNDKECYILDYECYKPTDDRMLDTRFCGEVIKRTENLGLLEYKFLLKAIVSSGIGEQTYAPRIMFEGRENTPTLDDGILEMEEFFYDSITKLLDRSGVSPSQIDVLVVNVSMLACVPSLSSRIVNRYKMRPDIKSFNLTGMGCSASLISVDIVKNVFKWYKNMYALVITSESLSPNWYSGNDRSMILANCLFRSGGCAMLLTNNQALRNRAMFRLKCLVRTHHGARNESYGCCIQREDNLGNPGFHLGKDLPKAATRAFVDNLKEIAPKIIPVRELLRFALVFLIRKMRQRYSKGGATGPRPVVNFKTGVEHFCIHTGGKAVIDGIGHNLELSEYDLEPARMTLHRFGNTSASSLWYVLAYMEAKKRLKKGDRVLMISFGAGFKCNSCVWEVVRDLENPNVWKDCIDRYPPNSLTNPFMEKYGWINDEDPETFVVPDEIP, encoded by the coding sequence ATGGAGTTTGTTGTCTTCCTGATCCTATATGCTCTCCCAGTCCTTTGGCTTCTCCTTACGCTAAAGAAGCGAATCGAGGAGAGGAACGACAAGGAATGTTACATCCTAGACTACGAATGTTACAAGCCGACCGACGATAGGATGCTCGACACACGGTTCTGCGGGGAGGTCATCAAGAGGACCGAAAACCTTGGCCTTCTGGAGTACAAGTTCCTCCTTAAGGCCATTGTGAGCTCCGGTATCGGGGAGCAGACCTATGCGCCGAGGATCATGTTCGAGGGCCGGGAGAACACCCCGACTTTGGATGACGGGATcttggagatggaggagtTCTTTTACGATAGCATCACCAAGCTCCTCGACAGGTCAGGCGTCTCCCCTTCCCAGATCGATGTTCTCGTCGTGAACGTGTCAATGCTCGCCTGTGTCCCTTCGCTCTCCTCCAGGATCGTTAACCGCTACAAGATGAGGCCCGACATCAAATCATTTAACCTCACCGGGATGGGGTGCAGCGCGAGCCTGATCTCAGTTGATATAGTGAAGAATGTGTTCAAGTGGTATAAGAATATGTATGCCCTTGTGATTACATCCGAGTCCTTGAGCCCAAACTGGTACTCAGGGAACGACAGATCGATGATACTAGCTAACTGCCTGTTCCGGTCGGGTGGATGCGCGATGCTGCTGACCAACAACCAGGCCCTGAGGAACCGAGCAATGTTCAGGCTCAAGTGCCTGGTGAGGACCCACCATGGTGCGAGGAATGAGTCTTATGGTTGTTGCATACAGCGGGAGGATAACCTTGGAAATCCAGGGTTTCACCTCGGGAAGGACCTGCCGAAGGCCGCCACGAGGGCGTTTGTGGACAACCTTAAGGAGATCGCCCCAAAGATAATCCCCGTGAGGGAACTCCTCCGGTTCGCACTGGTCTTCCTCATCCGGAAGATGAGACAGCGGTACAGCAAAGGGGGAGCAACCGGGCCCAGGCCAGTTGTGAACTTCAAGACTGGGGTCGAGCACTTCTGCATTCACACGGGCGGGAAGGCCGTCATTGATGGGATCGGACACAACCTCGAGCTGAGCGAGTACGATTTGGAGCCTGCCAGGATGACTCTGCACCGGTTCGGGAACACGTCGGCCAGCAGCTTATGGTATGTGCTCGCGTACATGGAGGCCAAGAAGAGGCTCAAGAAGGGCGACCGGGTTCTGATGATCAGCTTCGGCGCCGGGTTCAAGTGCAATAGCTGCGTGTGGGAGGTGGTAAGGGACCTGGAAAATCCCAACGTGTGGAAAGATTGCATTGATAGGTATCCACCAAACTCTCTTACCAATCCTTTCATGGAGAAGTACGGTTGGATCAACGACGAAGACCCGGAAACATTCGTTGTCCCTGACGAAATCCCTTGA
- the LOC116201920 gene encoding ankyrin repeat-containing protein At5g02620-like: protein MEALPSPGPGQAQPAQPRKKMTKQLTGKRDDTPLHSAAREGNLNAIIQMFTGTGEMELKEMLEKQNQAGETGLYVAAEYGYFDVVREMIKYYDLADAGIKAKNGFDALHIAAKQGDTEVLKVLLEAHPELAMTVDATNTTALHTAASQGHIEVVKLLLEAGSGLATIAKSNGKTALHSAARNGHLEVIKMLLEKEPSIVTRTDKKGQTALHMAVKGQNVEVVEVLIRADPSLVNMVDAKGNATLHIASRKGRSQVVRMLLSCAETNTKAVNRSGETALDTAEKMAQPDVVAILLEHGVPSGRTIQPQTISAARELKQTVSDIKHEVHYQLEHTRQTRKRVQGLAKRIHKMHAEGLNNAINSTTVVAVLIATVAFAAIFTVPGQYVDDPDKIPKGQSLGEANIAPKVPFVIFFVFDSVALFISLAVVVVQTSVVVIESKAKKQMMAVINKLMWLACVLVSVAYLALAFVVVGDKERWLAIAVTIIGTTIMATTLGTMIYWVIQHRIEASNMRSIRMSSLGSQSRSGRSYSVSVMSDSEILNNDYKKMYAI from the exons ATGGAGGCGTTACCAAGCCCGGGGCCAGGGCAGGCGCAACCGGCACAGCCCCggaagaagatgacaaagCAGCTGACAGGGAAAAGGGACGATACGCCCTTGCACTCAGCTGCAAGGGAAGGGAACCTCAATGCGATCATTCAAATGTTCACCGGAACCGGGGAGATGGAGCTCAAGGAGATGCTGGAGAAGCAGAACCAAGCGGGCGAGACCGGCCTCTACGTGGCAGCGGAGTATGGGTATTTTGATGTTGTGAGGGAGATGATCAAGTACTACGACCTTGCAGATGCTGGGATCAAGGCCAAAAACGGGTTTGATGCACTCCACATTGCTGCCAAACAGGGTGATACCG AGGTTCTTAAGGTGCTCCTTGAGGCTCATCCTGAGCTAGCTATGACGGTGGACGCGACAAACACGACTGCCCTCCATACGGCTGCATCACAAGGCCATATTGAGGTAGTGAAGTTGCTACTTGAGGCAGGGAGTGGGTTGGCGACGATAGCTAAAAGCAACGGGAAAACAGCCCTTCACTCTGCTGCAAGAAACGGACACTTGGAGGTGATAAAGATGCTCCTGGAGAAGGAGCCAAGCATCGTGACTCGAACAGACAAGAAGGGCCAGACAGCCCTCCACATGGCCGTGAAGGGCCAGAACGTTGAGGTAGTCGAGGTGTTGATAAGGGCGGACCCGTCATTGGTCAACATGGTCGATGCGAAGGGAAACGCCACATTGCATATTGCTTCACGAAAGGGCAGATCTCAG GTTGTGAGGATGCTTCTTTCATGTGCTGAAACCAATACAAAAGCTGTGAACCGGTCAGGTGAAACTGCCCTCGACACGGCTGAGAAGATGGCGCAGCCTGATGTGGTGGCCATTCTTCTAGAGCATGGTGTTCCAAGCGGTCGAACCATCCAGCCACAGACGATCAGTGCTGCCCGAGAACTCAAGCAGACCGTGAGTGACATAAAACATGAGGTTCACTACCAGCTTGAGCACACCCGCCAGACAAGGAAGCGGGTGCAGGGCCTTGCAAAGCGGATCCACAAGATGCATGCGGAAGGCCTCAACAACGCAATCAATTCGACGACTGTGGTAGCAGTGCTGATAGCAACGGTAGCTTTTGCAGCCATCTTCACTGTCCCGGGCCAGTATGTGGACGACCCTGACAAAATCCCGAAAGGCCAGTCCCTAGGGGAAGCCAACATTGCCCCAAAGGTGCCTTTTGTGATCTTTTTTGTGTTTGACTCAGTAGCTCTCTTTATATCGCTCGCGGTTGTGGTTGTCCAGACCTCAGTGGTTGTAATCGAGAGCAAGGCAAAGAAGCAGATGATGGCGGTCATCAATAAACTGATGTGGCTCGCCTGTGTTCTCGTGTCAGTCGCATACCTTGCACTTGCCTTCGTGGTTGTGGGTGACAAGGAGAGGTGGCTTGCAATCGCCGTCACAATCATCGGAACGACCATTATGGCCACCACATTGGGCACGATGATTTACTGGGTCATACAGCACCGGATTGAGGCCTCGAACATGAGAAGTATACGCATGTCATCCCTGGGGAGTCAGTCCCGGTCTGGCCGGTCCTACTCGGTCTCAGTGATGTCTGACTCAGAGATACTGAACAATGATTACAAGAAAATGTACGCAATATAA